The Eriocheir sinensis breed Jianghai 21 chromosome 21, ASM2467909v1, whole genome shotgun sequence genome includes a region encoding these proteins:
- the LOC127001623 gene encoding nucleoprotein TPR-like isoform X34 — translation MFNKIFYKQNIRRVVPGTCLVVGDAGAGARSLAKVKLTLQLRRGCWRTTSRKVAVFTFQEASGHVSSHALLDLEYLFRCSSKPSAGTMQVKICVVLRCGGKRVARADLEDFLGQLLRGGRLDSFFLYIHEEKVALLQANQPITDQGTEWLFEGEPRGTHTMVKAETLEEYDDTNELEDYTDEHNKEWKAYLEKVFSVEDEDDIDELEDSDEEKYKEWKAYLEKVFSVEDDDDIDELEDSDEEKYKEWKAYLEKVFSVEDDDDIDELEDSDEEKYKEWKAYLEKVFSVEDDDDIDELEDSDEEKYKEWKAYLEKVFSVEDDDDANEVTSELREASDAGNEGAEEVTSELREASDAGNEGAEEVTSELQEASDAGSEGAEEVTSELQEASDAGNEAAREATSPDQEVPHQGESSAPVAVSATPAAASHAYRSLAVPHRFISRLAGPEDRHLEDLRRSYGVQITLIKRTLHVKGHRDSVLQCHNFIRAKIAEWRRCEAAEAH, via the exons atgTTCAATAAAATCTTCTACAAACAGAACATCCGACGCGTTGTTCCCGGTACTTGCCTCGTGGTGGGCGACGCCGGCGCCGGGGCGAGGAGCCTCGCGAAGGTGAAGCTCACCCTCCAGCTTAGGAGAGGGTGCTGGCGAACCACCTCACGGAAGGTGGCCGTCTTCACCTTCCAGGAGGCGTCTGGCCACGTCTCTTCCCATGCCCTgctggacctggagtacctcttcaggtgcagcAGCAAGCCAAGTGCCGGCACCATGCAGGTCAAAATCTGTGTAGTGCTGCGCTGCGGCGGGAAACGCGTGGCCCGCGCTGACCTGGAAGATTTTCTCGGCCAGCTGCTGCGGGGTGGCCGCCTGGACTCTTTCTTCCTGTATATACACGAAGAAAAAGTCGCCCTCCTGCAGGCCAATCAGCCGATTACGGACCAAGGTACGGAATGGCTTTTTGAGGGAGAGCCACGAGGCACGCACACAATGGTTAAGGCTGAGACTCTTGAAGAATATGATGATACTAACGAATTGGAAGACTATACTGACGAACACAACAAAGAATGGAAGGCTTACCTCGAAAAGGTATTCTCCGTTGAGGATGAAGATGACATCGACGAACTGGAAGACAGCGATGAAGAAAAGTACAAAGAATGGAAGGCTTATCTCGAAAAGGTATTCTCCgttgaggatgatgatgacatcGACGAACTGGAAGACAGCGATGAAGAAAAGTACAAAGAATGGAAGGCTTACCTCGAAAAGGTATTCTCCgttgaggatgatgatgacatcGACGAATTGGAAGACAGCGATGAAGAAAAGTACAAAGAATGGAAGGCTTATCTCGAAAAGGTATTCTCCgttgaggatgatgatgacatcGACGAACTGGAAGACAGCGATGAAGAAAAGTACAAAGAATGGAAGGCTTATCTCGAAAAG GTATTCTCtgttgaggatgatgatgatgcaaacgag gtgacctccgagttgcgggaagcctccgatgcaggaaatgaaggagcagaagaggtgacctccgagttgcgggaagcctccgatgcaggaaatgaaggagcagaagaggtgacctccgagttgcaggaagcctccgatgcaggaagtgaaggagcagaagaggtgacctccgagttgcaggaagcctccgatgcaggaaaTGAAGCAGCACGCGAAGCGACGTCCCCAGACCAGGAAGTTCCCCATCAAGGCGAGTCCTCTGCACCAGTGGCCGTCTCTgccacccccgccgctgcctctCACGCTTACCGCAGCCTGGCTGTGCCTCATAGATTCATCAGCCGCCTTGCAGGCCCCGAGGACCGCCACCTCGAGGATCTGCGGCGGAGCTATGGGGTACAAATCACGCTGATTAAGCGAACCCTCCATGTGAAGGGCCACAGAGACTCAGTTCTGCAGTGCCACAACTTCATTCGTGCCAAAATAGCAGAGTGGCGGAGGTGCGAGGCCGCTGAGGCTCATTAA
- the LOC127001623 gene encoding sarcoplasmic reticulum histidine-rich calcium-binding protein-like isoform X33 → MFNKIFYKQNIRRVVPGTCLVVGDAGAGARSLAKVKLTLQLRRGCWRTTSRKVAVFTFQEASGHVSSHALLDLEYLFRCSSKPSAGTMQVKICVVLRCGGKRVARADLEDFLGQLLRGGRLDSFFLYIHEEKVALLQANQPITDQGTEWLFEGEPRGTHTMVKAETLEEYDDTNELEDYTDEHNKEWKAYLEKVFSVEDDDDIDELEDSDEEKYKEWKAYLEKVFSVEDEDDIDELEDSDEEKYKEWKAYLEKVFSVEDEDDIDELEDSDEEKYKEWKAYLEKVFSVEDDDDANEVTSELREASDAGNEGAEEVTSELREASDAGYEGAEEVTSELREASDAGNEGAEEVTSELREASDAGNEGAEEVTSELQEASDAGSEGAEEVTSELQEASDAGNEAAREATSPDQEVPHQGESSAPVAVSATPAAASHAYRSLAVPHRFISRLAGPEDRHLEDLRRSYGVQITLIKRTLHVKGHRDSVLQCHNFIRAKIAEWRRCEAAEAH, encoded by the exons atgTTCAATAAAATCTTCTACAAACAGAACATCCGACGCGTTGTTCCCGGTACTTGCCTCGTGGTGGGCGACGCCGGCGCCGGGGCGAGGAGCCTCGCGAAGGTGAAGCTCACCCTCCAGCTTAGGAGAGGGTGCTGGCGAACCACCTCACGGAAGGTGGCCGTCTTCACCTTCCAGGAGGCGTCTGGCCACGTCTCTTCCCATGCCCTgctggacctggagtacctcttcaggtgcagcAGCAAGCCAAGTGCCGGCACCATGCAGGTCAAAATCTGTGTAGTGCTGCGCTGCGGCGGGAAACGCGTGGCCCGCGCTGACCTGGAAGATTTTCTCGGCCAGCTGCTGCGGGGTGGCCGCCTGGACTCTTTCTTCCTGTATATACACGAAGAAAAAGTCGCCCTCCTGCAGGCCAATCAGCCGATTACGGACCAAGGTACGGAATGGCTTTTTGAGGGAGAGCCACGAGGCACGCACACAATGGTTAAGGCTGAGACTCTTGAAGAATATGATGATACTAACGAATTGGAAGACTATACTGACGAACACAACAAAGAATGGAAGGCTTACCTCGAAAAG GTATTCTCCgttgaggatgatgatgacatcGACGAACTGGAAGACAGCGATGAAGAAAAGTACAAAGAATGGAAGGCTTACCTCGAAAAG GTATTCTCCGTTGAGGATGAAGATGACATCGACGAACTGGAAGACAGCGATGAAGAAAAGTACAAAGAATGGAAGGCTTATTTGGAAAAGGTATTCTCCGTTGAGGATGAAGATGACATCGACGAACTGGAAGACAGCGATGAAGAAAAGTACAAAGAATGGAAGGCTTATCTGGAAAAGGTATTCTCtgttgaggatgatgatgatgcaaacgaggtgacctccgagttgcgggaagcctccgatgcaggaaatgaaggagcagaagaggtgacctccgagttgcgggaagcctccgatgcaggatatgaaggagcagaagaggtgacctccgagttgcgggaagcctccgatgcaggaaatgaaggagcagaagaggtgacctccgagttgcgggaagcctccgatgcaggaaatgaaggagcagaagaggtgacctccgagttgcaggaagcctccgatgcaggaagtgaaggagcagaagaggtgacctccgagttgcaggaagcctccgatgcaggaaaTGAAGCAGCACGCGAAGCGACGTCCCCAGACCAGGAAGTTCCCCATCAAGGCGAGTCCTCTGCACCAGTGGCCGTCTCTgccacccccgccgctgcctctCACGCTTACCGCAGCCTGGCTGTGCCTCATAGATTCATCAGCCGCCTTGCAGGCCCCGAGGACCGCCACCTCGAGGATCTGCGGCGGAGCTATGGGGTACAAATCACGCTGATTAAGCGAACCCTCCATGTGAAGGGCCACAGAGACTCAGTTCTGCAGTGCCACAACTTCATTCGTGCCAAAATAGCAGAGTGGCGGAGGTGCGAGGCCGCTGAGGCTCATTAA
- the LOC127001623 gene encoding sarcoplasmic reticulum histidine-rich calcium-binding protein-like isoform X22, with the protein MFNKIFYKQNIRRVVPGTCLVVGDAGAGARSLAKVKLTLQLRRGCWRTTSRKVAVFTFQEASGHVSSHALLDLEYLFRCSSKPSAGTMQVKICVVLRCGGKRVARADLEDFLGQLLRGGRLDSFFLYIHEEKVALLQANQPITDQGTEWLFEGEPRGTHTMVKAETLEEYDDTNELEDYTDEHNKEWKAYLEKVFSVEDEDDIDELEDSDEEKYKEWKAYLEKVFSVEDDDDIDELEDSDEEKYKEWKAYLEKVFSVEDDDDIDELEDSDEEKYKEWKAYLEKVFSVEDDDDIDELEDSDEEKYKEWKAYLEKVFSVEDDDDANEVTSELREASDAGNEGAEEVTSELREASDAGYEGAEEVTSELREASDAGNEGAEEVTSELREASDAGNEGAEEVTSELQEASDAGSEGAEEVTSELQEASDAGNEAAREATSPDQEVPHQGESSAPVAVSATPAAASHAYRSLAVPHRFISRLAGPEDRHLEDLRRSYGVQITLIKRTLHVKGHRDSVLQCHNFIRAKIAEWRRCEAAEAH; encoded by the exons atgTTCAATAAAATCTTCTACAAACAGAACATCCGACGCGTTGTTCCCGGTACTTGCCTCGTGGTGGGCGACGCCGGCGCCGGGGCGAGGAGCCTCGCGAAGGTGAAGCTCACCCTCCAGCTTAGGAGAGGGTGCTGGCGAACCACCTCACGGAAGGTGGCCGTCTTCACCTTCCAGGAGGCGTCTGGCCACGTCTCTTCCCATGCCCTgctggacctggagtacctcttcaggtgcagcAGCAAGCCAAGTGCCGGCACCATGCAGGTCAAAATCTGTGTAGTGCTGCGCTGCGGCGGGAAACGCGTGGCCCGCGCTGACCTGGAAGATTTTCTCGGCCAGCTGCTGCGGGGTGGCCGCCTGGACTCTTTCTTCCTGTATATACACGAAGAAAAAGTCGCCCTCCTGCAGGCCAATCAGCCGATTACGGACCAAGGTACGGAATGGCTTTTTGAGGGAGAGCCACGAGGCACGCACACAATGGTTAAGGCTGAGACTCTTGAAGAATATGATGATACTAACGAATTGGAAGACTATACTGACGAACACAACAAAGAATGGAAGGCTTACCTCGAAAAGGTATTCTCCGTTGAGGATGAAGATGACATCGACGAACTGGAAGACAGCGATGAAGAAAAGTACAAAGAATGGAAGGCTTATCTCGAAAAGGTATTCTCCgttgaggatgatgatgacatcGACGAACTGGAAGACAGCGATGAAGAAAAGTACAAAGAATGGAAGGCTTACCTCGAAAAGGTATTCTCCgttgaggatgatgatgacatcGACGAATTGGAAGACAGCGATGAAGAAAAGTACAAAGAATGGAAGGCTTATCTCGAAAAGGTATTCTCCgttgaggatgatgatgacatcGACGAACTGGAAGACAGCGATGAAGAAAAGTACAAAGAATGGAAGGCTTATCTCGAAAAG GTATTCTCtgttgaggatgatgatgatgcaaacgaggtgacctccgagttgcgggaagcctccgatgcaggaaatgaaggagcagaagaggtgacctccgagttgcgggaagcctccgatgcaggatatgaaggagcagaagaggtgacctccgagttgcgggaagcctccgatgcaggaaatgaaggagcagaagaggtgacctccgagttgcgggaagcctccgatgcaggaaatgaaggagcagaagaggtgacctccgagttgcaggaagcctccgatgcaggaagtgaaggagcagaagaggtgacctccgagttgcaggaagcctccgatgcaggaaaTGAAGCAGCACGCGAAGCGACGTCCCCAGACCAGGAAGTTCCCCATCAAGGCGAGTCCTCTGCACCAGTGGCCGTCTCTgccacccccgccgctgcctctCACGCTTACCGCAGCCTGGCTGTGCCTCATAGATTCATCAGCCGCCTTGCAGGCCCCGAGGACCGCCACCTCGAGGATCTGCGGCGGAGCTATGGGGTACAAATCACGCTGATTAAGCGAACCCTCCATGTGAAGGGCCACAGAGACTCAGTTCTGCAGTGCCACAACTTCATTCGTGCCAAAATAGCAGAGTGGCGGAGGTGCGAGGCCGCTGAGGCTCATTAA
- the LOC127001623 gene encoding uncharacterized protein LOC127001623 isoform X24, translated as MFNKIFYKQNIRRVVPGTCLVVGDAGAGARSLAKVKLTLQLRRGCWRTTSRKVAVFTFQEASGHVSSHALLDLEYLFRCSSKPSAGTMQVKICVVLRCGGKRVARADLEDFLGQLLRGGRLDSFFLYIHEEKVALLQANQPITDQGTEWLFEGEPRGTHTMVKAETLEEYDDTNELEDYTDEHNKEWKAYLEKVFSVEDEDDIDELEDSDEEKYKEWKAYLEKVFSVEDEDDIDELEDSDEEKYKEWKAYLEKVFSVEDEDDIDELEDSDEEKYKEWKAYLEKVFSVEDEDDIDELEDSDEEKYKEWKAYLEKVFSVEDDDDANEVTSELREASDAGNEGAEEVTSELREASDAGYEGAEEVTSELREASDAGNEGAEEVTSELREASDAGNEGAEEVTSELQEASDAGSEGAEEVTSELQEASDAGNEAAREATSPDQEVPHQGESSAPVAVSATPAAASHAYRSLAVPHRFISRLAGPEDRHLEDLRRSYGVQITLIKRTLHVKGHRDSVLQCHNFIRAKIAEWRRCEAAEAH; from the exons atgTTCAATAAAATCTTCTACAAACAGAACATCCGACGCGTTGTTCCCGGTACTTGCCTCGTGGTGGGCGACGCCGGCGCCGGGGCGAGGAGCCTCGCGAAGGTGAAGCTCACCCTCCAGCTTAGGAGAGGGTGCTGGCGAACCACCTCACGGAAGGTGGCCGTCTTCACCTTCCAGGAGGCGTCTGGCCACGTCTCTTCCCATGCCCTgctggacctggagtacctcttcaggtgcagcAGCAAGCCAAGTGCCGGCACCATGCAGGTCAAAATCTGTGTAGTGCTGCGCTGCGGCGGGAAACGCGTGGCCCGCGCTGACCTGGAAGATTTTCTCGGCCAGCTGCTGCGGGGTGGCCGCCTGGACTCTTTCTTCCTGTATATACACGAAGAAAAAGTCGCCCTCCTGCAGGCCAATCAGCCGATTACGGACCAAGGTACGGAATGGCTTTTTGAGGGAGAGCCACGAGGCACGCACACAATGGTTAAGGCTGAGACTCTTGAAGAATATGATGATACTAACGAATTGGAAGACTATACTGACGAACACAACAAAGAATGGAAGGCTTACCTCGAAAAGGTATTCTCCGTTGAGGATGAAGATGACATCGACGAACTGGAAGACAGCGATGAAGAAAAGTACAAAGAATGGAAGGCTTATCTCGAAAAG GTATTCTCCgttgaggatgaggatgacatCGACGAACTGGAAGACAGCGATGAAGAAAAGTACAAAGAATGGAAAGCTTATCTCGAAAAGGTATTCTCCGTTGAGGATGAAGATGACATCGACGAACTGGAAGACAGCGATGAAGAAAAGTACAAAGAATGGAAGGCTTATTTGGAAAAGGTATTCTCCGTTGAGGATGAAGATGACATCGACGAACTGGAAGACAGCGATGAAGAAAAGTACAAAGAATGGAAGGCTTATCTGGAAAAGGTATTCTCtgttgaggatgatgatgatgcaaacgaggtgacctccgagttgcgggaagcctccgatgcaggaaatgaaggagcagaagaggtgacctccgagttgcgggaagcctccgatgcaggatatgaaggagcagaagaggtgacctccgagttgcgggaagcctccgatgcaggaaatgaaggagcagaagaggtgacctccgagttgcgggaagcctccgatgcaggaaatgaaggagcagaagaggtgacctccgagttgcaggaagcctccgatgcaggaagtgaaggagcagaagaggtgacctccgagttgcaggaagcctccgatgcaggaaaTGAAGCAGCACGCGAAGCGACGTCCCCAGACCAGGAAGTTCCCCATCAAGGCGAGTCCTCTGCACCAGTGGCCGTCTCTgccacccccgccgctgcctctCACGCTTACCGCAGCCTGGCTGTGCCTCATAGATTCATCAGCCGCCTTGCAGGCCCCGAGGACCGCCACCTCGAGGATCTGCGGCGGAGCTATGGGGTACAAATCACGCTGATTAAGCGAACCCTCCATGTGAAGGGCCACAGAGACTCAGTTCTGCAGTGCCACAACTTCATTCGTGCCAAAATAGCAGAGTGGCGGAGGTGCGAGGCCGCTGAGGCTCATTAA
- the LOC127001623 gene encoding sarcoplasmic reticulum histidine-rich calcium-binding protein-like isoform X30, with product MFNKIFYKQNIRRVVPGTCLVVGDAGAGARSLAKVKLTLQLRRGCWRTTSRKVAVFTFQEASGHVSSHALLDLEYLFRCSSKPSAGTMQVKICVVLRCGGKRVARADLEDFLGQLLRGGRLDSFFLYIHEEKVALLQANQPITDQGTEWLFEGEPRGTHTMVKAETLEEYDDTNELEDYTDEHNKEWKAYLEKVFSVEDEDDIDELEDSDEEKYKEWKAYLEKVFSVEDDDDIDELEDSDEEKYKEWKAYLEKVFSVEDEDDIDELEDSDEEKYKEWKAYLEKVFSVEDDDDANEVTSELREASDAGNEGAEEVTSELREASDAGYEGAEEVTSELREASDAGNEGAEEVTSELREASDAGNEGAEEVTSELQEASDAGSEGAEEVTSELQEASDAGNEAAREATSPDQEVPHQGESSAPVAVSATPAAASHAYRSLAVPHRFISRLAGPEDRHLEDLRRSYGVQITLIKRTLHVKGHRDSVLQCHNFIRAKIAEWRRCEAAEAH from the exons atgTTCAATAAAATCTTCTACAAACAGAACATCCGACGCGTTGTTCCCGGTACTTGCCTCGTGGTGGGCGACGCCGGCGCCGGGGCGAGGAGCCTCGCGAAGGTGAAGCTCACCCTCCAGCTTAGGAGAGGGTGCTGGCGAACCACCTCACGGAAGGTGGCCGTCTTCACCTTCCAGGAGGCGTCTGGCCACGTCTCTTCCCATGCCCTgctggacctggagtacctcttcaggtgcagcAGCAAGCCAAGTGCCGGCACCATGCAGGTCAAAATCTGTGTAGTGCTGCGCTGCGGCGGGAAACGCGTGGCCCGCGCTGACCTGGAAGATTTTCTCGGCCAGCTGCTGCGGGGTGGCCGCCTGGACTCTTTCTTCCTGTATATACACGAAGAAAAAGTCGCCCTCCTGCAGGCCAATCAGCCGATTACGGACCAAGGTACGGAATGGCTTTTTGAGGGAGAGCCACGAGGCACGCACACAATGGTTAAGGCTGAGACTCTTGAAGAATATGATGATACTAACGAATTGGAAGACTATACTGACGAACACAACAAAGAATGGAAGGCTTACCTCGAAAAGGTATTCTCCGTTGAGGATGAAGATGACATCGACGAACTGGAAGACAGCGATGAAGAAAAGTACAAAGAATGGAAGGCTTATCTCGAAAAG GTATTCTCCgttgaggatgatgatgacatcGACGAACTGGAAGACAGCGATGAAGAAAAGTACAAAGAATGGAAGGCTTATCTCGAAAAG GTATTCTCCGTTGAGGATGAAGATGACATCGACGAACTGGAAGACAGCGATGAAGAAAAGTACAAAGAATGGAAGGCTTATCTGGAAAAGGTATTCTCtgttgaggatgatgatgatgcaaacgaggtgacctccgagttgcgggaagcctccgatgcaggaaatgaaggagcagaagaggtgacctccgagttgcgggaagcctccgatgcaggatatgaaggagcagaagaggtgacctccgagttgcgggaagcctccgatgcaggaaatgaaggagcagaagaggtgacctccgagttgcgggaagcctccgatgcaggaaatgaaggagcagaagaggtgacctccgagttgcaggaagcctccgatgcaggaagtgaaggagcagaagaggtgacctccgagttgcaggaagcctccgatgcaggaaaTGAAGCAGCACGCGAAGCGACGTCCCCAGACCAGGAAGTTCCCCATCAAGGCGAGTCCTCTGCACCAGTGGCCGTCTCTgccacccccgccgctgcctctCACGCTTACCGCAGCCTGGCTGTGCCTCATAGATTCATCAGCCGCCTTGCAGGCCCCGAGGACCGCCACCTCGAGGATCTGCGGCGGAGCTATGGGGTACAAATCACGCTGATTAAGCGAACCCTCCATGTGAAGGGCCACAGAGACTCAGTTCTGCAGTGCCACAACTTCATTCGTGCCAAAATAGCAGAGTGGCGGAGGTGCGAGGCCGCTGAGGCTCATTAA
- the LOC127001623 gene encoding sarcoplasmic reticulum histidine-rich calcium-binding protein-like isoform X1 has protein sequence MFNKIFYKQNIRRVVPGTCLVVGDAGAGARSLAKVKLTLQLRRGCWRTTSRKVAVFTFQEASGHVSSHALLDLEYLFRCSSKPSAGTMQVKICVVLRCGGKRVARADLEDFLGQLLRGGRLDSFFLYIHEEKVALLQANQPITDQGTEWLFEGEPRGTHTMVKAETLEEYDDTNELEDYTDEHNKEWKAYLEKVFSVEDEDDIDELEDSDEEKYKEWKAYLEKVFSVEDDDDIDELEDSDEEKYKEWKAYLEKVFSVEDDDDIDELEDSDEEKYKEWKAYLEKVFSVEDDDDIDELEDSDEEKYKEWKAYLEKVFSVEDEDDIDELEDSDEEKYKEWKAYLEKVFSVEDEDDIDELEDSDEEKYKEWKAYLEKVFSVEDDDDANEVTSELREASDAGNEGAEEVTSELREASDAGYEGAEEVTSELREASDAGNEGAEEVTSELREASDAGNEGAEEVTSELQEASDAGSEGAEEVTSELQEASDAGNEAAREATSPDQEVPHQGESSAPVAVSATPAAASHAYRSLAVPHRFISRLAGPEDRHLEDLRRSYGVQITLIKRTLHVKGHRDSVLQCHNFIRAKIAEWRRCEAAEAH, from the exons atgTTCAATAAAATCTTCTACAAACAGAACATCCGACGCGTTGTTCCCGGTACTTGCCTCGTGGTGGGCGACGCCGGCGCCGGGGCGAGGAGCCTCGCGAAGGTGAAGCTCACCCTCCAGCTTAGGAGAGGGTGCTGGCGAACCACCTCACGGAAGGTGGCCGTCTTCACCTTCCAGGAGGCGTCTGGCCACGTCTCTTCCCATGCCCTgctggacctggagtacctcttcaggtgcagcAGCAAGCCAAGTGCCGGCACCATGCAGGTCAAAATCTGTGTAGTGCTGCGCTGCGGCGGGAAACGCGTGGCCCGCGCTGACCTGGAAGATTTTCTCGGCCAGCTGCTGCGGGGTGGCCGCCTGGACTCTTTCTTCCTGTATATACACGAAGAAAAAGTCGCCCTCCTGCAGGCCAATCAGCCGATTACGGACCAAGGTACGGAATGGCTTTTTGAGGGAGAGCCACGAGGCACGCACACAATGGTTAAGGCTGAGACTCTTGAAGAATATGATGATACTAACGAATTGGAAGACTATACTGACGAACACAACAAAGAATGGAAGGCTTACCTCGAAAAGGTATTCTCCGTTGAGGATGAAGATGACATCGACGAACTGGAAGACAGCGATGAAGAAAAGTACAAAGAATGGAAGGCTTATCTCGAAAAGGTATTCTCCgttgaggatgatgatgacatcGACGAACTGGAAGACAGCGATGAAGAAAAGTACAAAGAATGGAAGGCTTACCTCGAAAAGGTATTCTCCgttgaggatgatgatgacatcGACGAATTGGAAGACAGCGATGAAGAAAAGTACAAAGAATGGAAGGCTTATCTCGAAAAGGTATTCTCCgttgaggatgatgatgacatcGACGAACTGGAAGACAGCGATGAAGAAAAGTACAAAGAATGGAAGGCTTATCTCGAAAAG GTATTCTCCGTTGAGGATGAAGATGACATCGACGAACTGGAAGACAGCGATGAAGAAAAGTACAAAGAATGGAAGGCTTATTTGGAAAAGGTATTCTCCGTTGAGGATGAAGATGACATCGACGAACTGGAAGACAGCGATGAAGAAAAGTACAAAGAATGGAAGGCTTATCTGGAAAAGGTATTCTCtgttgaggatgatgatgatgcaaacgaggtgacctccgagttgcgggaagcctccgatgcaggaaatgaaggagcagaagaggtgacctccgagttgcgggaagcctccgatgcaggatatgaaggagcagaagaggtgacctccgagttgcgggaagcctccgatgcaggaaatgaaggagcagaagaggtgacctccgagttgcgggaagcctccgatgcaggaaatgaaggagcagaagaggtgacctccgagttgcaggaagcctccgatgcaggaagtgaaggagcagaagaggtgacctccgagttgcaggaagcctccgatgcaggaaaTGAAGCAGCACGCGAAGCGACGTCCCCAGACCAGGAAGTTCCCCATCAAGGCGAGTCCTCTGCACCAGTGGCCGTCTCTgccacccccgccgctgcctctCACGCTTACCGCAGCCTGGCTGTGCCTCATAGATTCATCAGCCGCCTTGCAGGCCCCGAGGACCGCCACCTCGAGGATCTGCGGCGGAGCTATGGGGTACAAATCACGCTGATTAAGCGAACCCTCCATGTGAAGGGCCACAGAGACTCAGTTCTGCAGTGCCACAACTTCATTCGTGCCAAAATAGCAGAGTGGCGGAGGTGCGAGGCCGCTGAGGCTCATTAA